From Ktedonobacterales bacterium, a single genomic window includes:
- a CDS encoding PRC-barrel domain-containing protein has protein sequence MQQPPPLQPPFGNAFGEPTQPPGQPPPPPLPPLPDTPPVQPAPQAPESAYRQPIQGQEPSAPQAPGAPSAQPPQAPAPSVPPGYAQWVTFSKLRGHPLIDITAGKNIGTVHDLIFDQQRQAIQAFSTKGSLLHKPTLVPAASAAIGADAVTFPPGTLAGQDVSWLYNLPKASDLMGRQVHSNRGQLLGTVEELRIDPASRTLMALELTAEKTGIPHRLGSPRRLVSAKSIISYGPDTIVALEEGISEL, from the coding sequence ATGCAGCAGCCACCTCCACTCCAACCACCTTTCGGTAACGCATTTGGCGAGCCAACCCAACCGCCTGGTCAGCCACCACCGCCACCCTTACCACCCCTACCCGACACGCCCCCTGTCCAACCTGCGCCTCAAGCCCCTGAGAGCGCATACAGGCAGCCAATTCAAGGCCAGGAGCCGTCTGCGCCTCAAGCGCCAGGCGCTCCGTCTGCGCAACCGCCTCAAGCGCCTGCGCCAAGTGTACCACCTGGATACGCCCAGTGGGTCACGTTTTCCAAGCTGCGCGGCCACCCGCTCATAGACATTACGGCGGGCAAAAATATTGGTACGGTACACGACCTGATCTTTGATCAACAACGGCAAGCAATTCAGGCTTTTTCCACCAAAGGGAGTCTCCTGCACAAGCCAACGCTGGTTCCCGCAGCGAGCGCCGCTATAGGGGCAGACGCCGTGACCTTTCCGCCGGGAACGCTCGCGGGGCAGGATGTCTCCTGGTTATATAACCTCCCCAAAGCATCGGACCTCATGGGGAGGCAAGTACACAGCAACAGGGGTCAACTGCTGGGAACTGTTGAGGAGTTGCGCATCGACCCGGCAAGCCGAACGCTGATGGCGTTGGAGCTTACGGCTGAAAAAACCGGCATTCCGCATCGTCTCGGCAGCCCCCGACGCCTTGTATCGGCCAAAAGCATCATCAGTTACGGGCCTGACACCATCGTTGCTCTGGAAGAGGGTATCTCGGAACTCTAG